DNA sequence from the Parambassis ranga chromosome 1, fParRan2.1, whole genome shotgun sequence genome:
ccatttttgtgcattttttaaggtgtttgttgtctgttattgttttttttaatgagcaaagctatataaatatatagtaaATTTGCAACCCTCTTGCTGAGTGGTGGAGTGCTCCTGAGGAAGTAAATGCTTGTTATCCTGTGTATAAACACTCTCGTCCACTTTTCCTGCCAGGCCGCAGCAGAGGAGCCATCATCTCTCAGTACTACAACAGGACCATGGAACTCCGTAGACGCAGGCAGAGCAGACCGTCCATCCGAGacttctctccctctgccagGCCGAGCATACGAGGCTATGGGATGGATGCAGACGCCACAGATGCAGAAGGGTCAGGGGGTGAGGAGAACAATGTGCTCTGAGTCTTAGAATGCCACCTAATCTGTGTTTGGCAGGAAATGTAAATAATGCTTCACATGCGTGTTACAGTAAGTAAGAGGGAGCGTTTGGTGAACAACCTGCAGAACCTGTCAGTGAGCGACAGAGTGAGGATGCTACAAGGGATGCCTCTCAGCGTGGCTGAGAAGAGAGAACTCAGGTAAGTGAGGTCCTCTTCTTTACCCCTGCTTGCATTTATTCTCTTTAATGCATCGTGCTGAATGTTCTTTGCTGTTTCTGTACATAGGAGGTTAGCTTtacaaaaggaaaaacacacactttctggaAGCCAGATCCCCTGTTGCAGTCAACTCAAATATTACCTCATCATTGTAAGTCACCACCAGACACTTTCATTTTAGCATCTGTTACAACAtagaggtgtgtgtatgtgtgtgtgtgtgtgtgtgtgtccattatGCTTTTACATGGGCTGCTATGATGCTACCAGTACTTTTTTGCAGTGCATTCCCAGCATACTGAAATCAATTCAGCACTGTGAATATAAATAAACTGAAGTAAATGAAATTGCTATGTAGCATAATATTAATATAGTCACGGTAATTGGGCTCTCACAGTAGAATGACTATAAAATATATACGCTACATACAAATAACAGGTGAATTGTAATGTTTGATAAATAAGACATACAAACAAGGCACAACACATGGGTGTTGGTGGGTATTTCCTGTAGGTGTTATCAGGCCTGTGTAATTGCTCTGCTGCTCAAGCATTTATGAGTCACATATTTCAGACTTACAAAACCACAGACACTTGTGTACTTTGCCTTGTATTGTTGCAGCTCTCTGCATGATGTCgcactctctttctctttccaggCTCTGAGGCAGAGTTGGTACAGCTGGCTGTCCTTCCTGCACTCTCTACAGCTGTGGCAAGTGCTGCTCAAGAGAGCGAGCGGCCGTTTCGGCAGTGGCGTGCTCTCATACTTCCTGTTCCTCAAGACCCTACTCTTTTTCAACATCTTCCTGTTCCTGGTCACGGGTTCCTTTCTGGTACTGCCTCAGGCAGTGCATCCTCCAGTGCTGCCTGCAGAGAGACCCTCCTTTACTGGACTGGAGCTTCTGTCCGGAGCAGTAAGCTGTGACACAACACTGTTAACATAACATGAGGCTGGCTACAGAAAAAATATCACTACCTCTTTGGACCTGTATAATGAGTTTTGATTAATAAATCCGCATAAACCACACTGATGGAATACAACTCTCCCTTCCTGGTGTTGGTAATCTGTTATGGTAAAGAGCATTTGTCAAGATGAACAGTCACATGGACAGTATTGGCAAAAAGTCAGCATTTTGAACCCTTCGcaaacacattattattcaAAGCAGTTTTTAAATTCTAGAATCTGTCTCATCCTCAAGTCTAAAAATGTGCTAGCAAAGTAAATAGTAATTAATTATAGACCAAAAGTTAATGCGTATATTAAGTCAGCAAGTCAACCTTGCTGGTTTTACTTTATTGCCTGTATTGTTCTATTGGGCAGACAAGAAAACATATAATAGAAAAGCTGAACaaccttctttttttgtttcagggGTATTTCTCGGACACAGTGATGTACTATGGTTACTACAGTAACCACACGCTGCGTCGGAGCTGCAGGGATGATCCTGGGAGTCAGAATCCCTCTGTGTCCAATTCAACCAGTACGGACTGTGTGTCAAAGCACCTTTCTTACAACATGCCACTTGCATACTTCTTCACCATAGGAgcggccttcttcatcacatgTATCATCCTCGTATACAGGTAGTGACATAACgggtttaaataaatatatatccctaaaatgttatatatattatgatgCAAGTTTGCATGTACTCTTCCAACAGCATGTCAAAGTCTTTTGGTCAGAGCTTCAGAATCGACAAATCTCACAGTATCTTAGCCATGAAGGCCTTCTGCTCCTGGGATTTCAAGGTCATCAAGAAAAGCTCCGTCAAGCTTATGTCTGAGAATAtctgcacacagctgaaggtacacaaaaccacacacacgcacatcctccctctctttgtttgtttctctgtcacaTAACTGACACGCAGGAATGTGTTGATCTTATACATTCTTTTCCCTCATTCTCCGTCCTGTTCTCTCTATCACCCAACCTTTTGTCCCTTATGTCAtccttctctttccttttcctcGCCATTGTACAGGAGCTGTTAGCAGAGGTGAATCAAAAACATGTCAAGAATACTGTGTGCCAGACGTTGTGGGGGCTGACAGTTCATGGCCTGGCATGGACAATCTGTATAGCAAGCACCACTAGCTGTGTAGTCGGCATCTATTTCTTCTCTGAATACATGCAGCAGGTGAgttgtttgtgtgctgtgtgttctgtccACTTTATCTGTATGATCCACAACCACTAGGTGTACTGGTAAATCTAGGAGGGGCCTCTGGTAAAAATACATGTGCTCTGTGTGagattgattttgtttttccaaaCCAACACATAAAGCTGTAGACTGCAAATGGTTTCTTGCTGAGAATGATGCAATTTCTTTTCACATTTTGCAGTGAAAAAGAGTGAAATAACACAAAATTTGAATGTGACACAACCAGAATCATCATGTCACAAAGAACCtttgctcatgtatgtgtttgtctttgtctctcaccACCCACAGAACCTGAAGGAAACTGTGCGTAGTCCCACCCACAACCCCCTGTTGAAAGAGGCCAGCCTGTTGGCTCTCCCTGTTTTGGTGTCCCTCATTAACCTGCTGTTGCCCGGCCTCTTCAACCTTGCAGCCTGGATGGAGGACTATGACTCACCTTCTGTCCGCACATATGTCTCCATCTGCCGGTATGAGCAGCTCAGAGATAATGTCAGAGCTAAAGAAAGTACAGAACTGATGGATTTGGTTTATTGATatattgttgatgtttttttaggaACTTAATGTTGAAAGTGAGTGTGCTTGGAGTCCTCTGCTACCACTGGCTGGATCGGGTGGCTGACAACCCTAACACAATTGGCGTAACGGTAACAAAACAGATGAGGCATACACATTGAAACTATCACGGCATCCTGATCCTGGGTTTTTGCTTAACATCTGACTGATCTGTTTTGCCCCTACGACCTCAGTGCTGGGAAAGTTTTGTCGGTCAGGAGCTTTATCGCTTCCTACTCATGGACTTCAtcttcactctgctggacaCCTTGTTTGGAGAGTTTCTCTGGAGGTTGGCCATTCATCAATGAGTCCTTTGTAGCtgtagatttttgtttttcaagaCTTTTCAAGGCTTAAATCTACTTTTTAAAGACAAAAGCCAATGAAAACTATCACTGCTATTTTCTCTGTTGCCATTAGTGTCATCATTTTTCCCCTTCTCACCCACAGATTGTTTTCAGAGAAGgtgctgaagaggaggaggaaaccaGTGTTTGATATTGCCAGGAACGTTCTGGACCTTATCTATGGACAGACATTAGCCTGGTACAAACTGTAACATATACACAGTGCCGTTGTGAGTCACAGTGTTGTTCTTTCTGCTGAGTGAgagttgtttttgtgtatttcagGTTGGGTGTCCTCTTCACTCCTATCCTGCCAGGAGTGCAGATTCTCAAACTGTTGCTGCTCTTCTACATAAAGATGGTATTTAAATTTACACATTAAAGTGAAATTCTTGTTTAATATTGTTGAGAGTGAGTCATATTTTGATGCCAGATTTTCATCTGTAGATAAATGTCAATACTCTAGCCATGCATTGTATATACAGTGTACTAAGTGCATCTTTTTAGAACACTATTTTATGCAAACTGAATGTCTGTAGGTCGCGTCTTATCAATTTTCCATATGGTCATCTGAAAATATCTCTGCCTTGTTCACAAGCGTCTGTTTTtctgtgacctctgacaccACCCCGTGTGTTTCTCTCCCCACAGGGCAGTGTGATGATGAACTGTCAGGCCCCCAGGAAGCCGTACAGGGTCAGCCAGATGACCACCATCTTCATCACTCTCCTCTGCTTCCCCTCCTTCATTGGTGCCTCCGTATGTGTGACGTACACCATGTGGAGgtacccacacacatgcacagttgaTTTTGTCATTTAAATTGTTTTGTCATAATTTTAGGATGTGCAAAAATTGTCTAACCCATAGAATAACAAAGGAATTGCTTAGTTTCTTTGATCGTGTctcagatttgtttgtttggctgCTCAATAAAGCACAAGGTATAGACTCAACATATCTTCCATCTTTAGTATGAAACCTTCCTCATCATGTGGTCCTTTCCGTGGACTCAAAACGATGATGCAAGCAGGGAAACTCTGGGTGCAAGAACTGGAAAAAGATAATCCCAGACTGTCGCTGCTGGCAAGGGCCCACGCCTATCTGGTCGAAAAcccttttttcctgtttgtgggCGCTGGTGTCTTTCTGTGAGTActtacacacactgcatttttaTTGAAGATAGTGGCTTCAGTTTGCACTGTTTGTATTGATCTCTCTTTTTGTTCGATCAGGATTATCATCTACTTCCATAGTCAGGTGGTGGACGGTCAAAGAAAGATCATCAGTTTACTACAGGAGCAAATAGAAAATGTAAGAattctgttttttaatataaCCTCAagactgaaatgttttttttttctcttctgctcACTTTCTTGTCTTCTCTCTACTCAGGAGGGAGAGGATAAAAAGTTCCTGATCACTCGTCTCCAGTCCATCCATGAGCGGAAACGAACCCCTGCTCGAAGACTCACAAGTCAGGTCAGTGACCTTGATGCTCTTTTATGCTGTAGAACAAACCGGCACAGTCAAACTCtgctaactttttttttttttaggactcTGCGTGTTGAGTTTCTGAAACAACTGCCTGAGCACTACAGTTTGGAGACTTTACAGACCAAGAGAGAGAGCATAACTGGAATAATAACAGTAGAATTTACATTTCACCAGATGCTAAAGGCTAGAATATGTAGAtagaataaacaaacaacatgcaAACAAAGCTTTGTACAGTACTGTACAACTGAAACACCTGAACTCAAACTAAACTAGGAGGTCGGCAACAACCCAGACACTGTTAGTTGGGAGGCTGTTAGCTGTGGATAACTATTATATAGATGTGATGGCTGAAGGTAAGACGGAGCAGCAGCCATTTTCTTGTAGAAGCACTTTCATACCAGCTGTGaacagttgtttgtttttattattgtggaTGTAGAAATTTTTTTTAGCATGTATGCCATAGGTGAATGTAGGTTTTTATGGGTGTGAGAttgtaaacctttttttttcctgacattttAAGGTGACGACTGTCACTGTACGTTTTTGTAAGTAAATTATATTTTACCATCgttgtgtatttgtatttattagtGCTTATATGAGATGTGGTCATGACTACAGTACAAGTTAATACACGcttaaaaaacaatatgaacaaacacTACAAGCGTACATTTTCTTTCCACAAACatgcaggaaaaacaaaca
Encoded proteins:
- the tmc6b gene encoding transmembrane channel-like protein 6b; translated protein: MARNVSFDLNNPLLEAGLESPADEEGVHDSFNQLIAEQSQNGELPEALELQQLQREFDEEARDNVPYLPSPGHEHGGLRQRQGEMESEENRQTDPLVCEVWSSATLKILSSMPSRTIGRSRGAIISQYYNRTMELRRRRQSRPSIRDFSPSARPSIRGYGMDADATDAEGSGVSKRERLVNNLQNLSVSDRVRMLQGMPLSVAEKRELRRLALQKEKHTLSGSQIPCCSQLKYYLIIALRQSWYSWLSFLHSLQLWQVLLKRASGRFGSGVLSYFLFLKTLLFFNIFLFLVTGSFLVLPQAVHPPVLPAERPSFTGLELLSGAGYFSDTVMYYGYYSNHTLRRSCRDDPGSQNPSVSNSTSTDCVSKHLSYNMPLAYFFTIGAAFFITCIILVYSMSKSFGQSFRIDKSHSILAMKAFCSWDFKVIKKSSVKLMSENICTQLKELLAEVNQKHVKNTVCQTLWGLTVHGLAWTICIASTTSCVVGIYFFSEYMQQNLKETVRSPTHNPLLKEASLLALPVLVSLINLLLPGLFNLAAWMEDYDSPSVRTYVSICRNLMLKVSVLGVLCYHWLDRVADNPNTIGVTCWESFVGQELYRFLLMDFIFTLLDTLFGEFLWRLFSEKVLKRRRKPVFDIARNVLDLIYGQTLAWLGVLFTPILPGVQILKLLLLFYIKMGSVMMNCQAPRKPYRVSQMTTIFITLLCFPSFIGASVCVTYTMWSMKPSSSCGPFRGLKTMMQAGKLWVQELEKDNPRLSLLARAHAYLVENPFFLFVGAGVFLIIIYFHSQVVDGQRKIISLLQEQIENEGEDKKFLITRLQSIHERKRTPARRLTSQDSAC